The Pseudomonas parafulva genome window below encodes:
- a CDS encoding YkgJ family cysteine cluster protein — protein MKCREGCGACCIAPSISSSIPGMPHGKPAGERCLHLSLDNLCALFGKPERPKVCAGFKAEVDICGSDRDEAIRIIGWLERITAA, from the coding sequence ATGAAATGCCGTGAGGGCTGCGGTGCCTGTTGCATCGCCCCGTCCATCAGCTCGTCGATACCCGGAATGCCGCATGGCAAGCCGGCAGGCGAGCGCTGCTTGCATTTGTCCTTGGATAACCTCTGTGCTTTGTTTGGCAAGCCCGAGCGGCCGAAAGTCTGTGCCGGATTCAAGGCTGAGGTGGACATCTGTGGGAGTGATCGCGACGAGGCGATCAGGATCATCGGCTGGCTGGAGCGAATAACGGCGGCGTGA
- the sdhD gene encoding succinate dehydrogenase, hydrophobic membrane anchor protein, translated as MVTNVTNLSRSGLYDWMAQRVSAVVLAAYFIFLIGYLAVHPGLDYAQWHALFSNNAMRIFSLLALVALGAHAWVGMWTIATDYLTPMSFGKSATAIRFLFQAVCGVAMFAYFVWGVQILWGI; from the coding sequence ATGGTAACCAATGTCACGAACCTGTCGCGTTCGGGCCTCTATGACTGGATGGCGCAGCGCGTTTCTGCGGTCGTTCTCGCGGCTTATTTCATTTTCCTGATCGGCTACCTGGCCGTGCACCCTGGGCTCGACTACGCCCAGTGGCACGCACTGTTCTCCAACAACGCGATGCGAATCTTCAGCCTGCTGGCGCTTGTCGCGCTGGGCGCTCACGCCTGGGTCGGCATGTGGACTATTGCCACTGACTACCTGACACCGATGTCTTTCGGCAAATCGGCGACGGCGATTCGTTTCCTGTTCCAGGCGGTATGCGGCGTTGCGATGTTCGCTTACTTCGTCTGGGGTGTGCAGATTCTCTGGGGTATCTGA
- a CDS encoding electron transfer flavoprotein subunit beta/FixA family protein: protein MKVLVAVKRVVDYNVKVRVKADNSGVDLANVKMSMNPFCEIAVEEAVRLKEKGVATEIVAVAVGPTAAQEQLRTALALGADRAILVETGEELNSLAVAKALKAIVDKEQPQLVILGKQAIDSDNNQTGQMLAALTGYAQGTFASKVEVAGDKLNVTREIDGGLQAVALALPAIVTTDLRLNEPRYASLPNIMKAKKKPLETVTPDALGVSTASTTKTIKVEAPAARSAGVKVKSVAELVEKLKNEAKVI from the coding sequence ATGAAGGTTCTTGTAGCTGTCAAACGAGTGGTCGACTACAACGTCAAGGTTCGCGTCAAGGCGGACAACTCCGGCGTCGACCTTGCAAACGTCAAGATGTCCATGAACCCCTTCTGCGAAATCGCCGTTGAAGAAGCCGTGCGTCTGAAAGAGAAGGGCGTAGCGACCGAGATCGTCGCCGTCGCCGTCGGCCCGACCGCCGCCCAGGAGCAACTGCGTACGGCCCTGGCCCTGGGCGCTGATCGCGCCATCCTGGTCGAGACCGGCGAAGAGCTCAACTCTCTGGCCGTGGCCAAGGCGCTCAAGGCCATCGTCGACAAGGAACAGCCGCAACTGGTCATCCTTGGCAAACAGGCAATCGACAGCGACAACAATCAGACCGGCCAGATGCTCGCTGCGCTGACGGGCTACGCCCAGGGCACCTTCGCCTCCAAGGTCGAAGTGGCTGGCGACAAGCTCAACGTCACCCGCGAGATTGATGGCGGCCTGCAGGCCGTCGCGCTGGCGCTGCCGGCGATCGTCACCACCGACCTGCGTCTGAATGAGCCACGCTACGCGTCGCTGCCCAATATCATGAAGGCCAAGAAGAAGCCGCTGGAGACCGTCACGCCGGACGCGCTGGGCGTATCCACTGCCTCCACCACCAAGACCATCAAGGTCGAAGCCCCGGCTGCCCGCAGTGCAGGCGTCAAGGTCAAGTCGGTGGCCGAACTGGTCGAGAAGCTGAAGAACGAAGCGAAGGTAATCTGA
- a CDS encoding substrate-binding periplasmic protein: MKLGKSGRWLMCIMAVTASQAMAAGKCEKLVATGSPDAPPYSWQDPKDPRHLIGANVDLLRQVAGELGVKVEVLSAGRRDQALEEVRSGRMDVLLDTPMQVAQLTALDYIHPPLQLNEYLVWTRHDATVTLDGPADLARYQGSVSEKARLTPAFEAFAKAQLKLVPSQNLTQALQKLVLGQVDYVLAGRYSGMAMIQSLGLGSDLIARDLVVDRPGLYLAVSHNSACNDAWLRGQLAKKLTELPVSGASEAVLQQNVERWKAQMQMTADAPKQ; this comes from the coding sequence ATGAAGTTGGGCAAATCCGGCCGCTGGCTGATGTGCATCATGGCCGTGACGGCTTCGCAGGCGATGGCGGCTGGCAAATGCGAGAAGCTGGTGGCGACCGGTAGCCCGGACGCGCCGCCTTACTCCTGGCAAGACCCGAAAGACCCCAGGCATTTGATCGGCGCCAACGTCGACCTGTTGCGCCAGGTGGCAGGCGAGCTTGGCGTGAAGGTCGAAGTACTGAGCGCCGGACGCCGGGATCAGGCGCTCGAAGAGGTTCGCAGCGGGCGCATGGACGTGCTGCTGGATACGCCCATGCAGGTCGCTCAGCTGACCGCACTGGACTACATTCATCCGCCACTGCAACTCAACGAATACCTGGTCTGGACCCGTCATGACGCAACCGTGACGCTGGACGGCCCAGCTGACCTTGCCCGCTACCAGGGCAGCGTGTCGGAGAAGGCTCGGCTGACCCCGGCCTTCGAGGCCTTCGCCAAGGCTCAGCTCAAGCTGGTGCCCTCGCAGAACCTGACTCAAGCCTTGCAGAAGCTGGTGTTGGGCCAAGTGGATTACGTGCTGGCCGGGCGCTATTCGGGCATGGCCATGATCCAGAGTCTGGGGTTGGGTAGTGACCTCATCGCTCGGGACCTGGTGGTGGACCGACCTGGGCTGTACTTGGCCGTGTCCCACAACTCGGCCTGCAATGACGCCTGGTTGCGTGGGCAATTGGCGAAAAAGCTGACAGAATTGCCGGTCTCTGGTGCCTCCGAGGCGGTGCTGCAACAGAACGTGGAGCGCTGGAAGGCGCAGATGCAGATGACCGCTGACGCCCCCAAACAGTAG
- the sdhA gene encoding succinate dehydrogenase flavoprotein subunit, which yields MANIPTISFDAIIIGGGGAGMRAALQLAQGGHKTAVVTKVFPTRSHTVSAQGGITCAIASADPNDDWRWHMYDTVKGSDYIGDQDAIEYMCQEGPAAVFELDHMGLPFSRTETGRIYQRPFGGQSKDFGKGGQAARTCAASDRTGHALLHTLYQGNLKAGTTFLNEYYAVDLVKNQDGAFVGVIAICIETGETMYIKSKATVLATGGAGRIYASTTNALINTGDGIGMALRAGVPVQDIEMWQFHPTGIAGAGVLVTEGCRGEGGYLINAHGERFMERYAPNAKDLAGRDVVARSMVKEIIAGNGVGPNKDHVLLKLDHLGEEVLHSRLPGICELSKTFAHVDPVVAPVPVVPTCHYMMGGVATNIHGQAITMDADGQDHIIPGLFAVGEVACVSVHGANRLGGNSLLDLVVFGRAAGLHLEKALSDGVEYRDASDTDVDVALNRLNKLNERTSGEDVASLKRELQSCMQNYFGVFRTGEYMQKGIEQLAGLRDRIANVKINDKSRAFNTARIEALELQNLLEVAEATAIAAEARKESRGAHAREDFEDRDDENWLCHTLYYPGEKRVAKRGVNFAPKTVPAFEPKVRTY from the coding sequence ATGGCTAACATTCCAACCATTTCCTTCGACGCCATCATCATCGGTGGCGGCGGTGCTGGTATGCGCGCTGCGCTGCAGCTGGCTCAAGGCGGCCACAAGACTGCCGTAGTCACCAAGGTCTTCCCGACCCGTTCGCACACCGTATCCGCCCAGGGCGGCATCACGTGCGCCATCGCTTCGGCCGACCCGAACGATGACTGGCGCTGGCATATGTACGATACCGTCAAGGGCTCCGACTACATCGGTGACCAGGACGCTATCGAATACATGTGCCAGGAAGGCCCGGCTGCGGTCTTCGAACTGGACCACATGGGCCTGCCGTTCTCGCGTACCGAAACCGGTCGTATCTACCAGCGCCCATTCGGTGGCCAGTCCAAGGACTTCGGCAAGGGTGGCCAGGCCGCGCGTACCTGCGCTGCGTCCGACCGTACCGGTCACGCCCTGCTGCACACCCTCTATCAGGGCAACCTGAAAGCCGGCACCACTTTCCTCAACGAGTACTACGCCGTTGACCTGGTCAAGAACCAGGACGGCGCGTTCGTCGGTGTGATTGCGATCTGCATCGAAACCGGCGAAACCATGTACATCAAGTCCAAGGCCACCGTACTGGCCACCGGCGGTGCTGGCCGTATCTACGCCTCCACCACCAACGCCCTGATCAATACCGGCGACGGTATCGGCATGGCGCTGCGCGCCGGCGTACCGGTGCAGGACATCGAGATGTGGCAGTTCCACCCGACCGGCATCGCCGGCGCTGGTGTACTGGTCACCGAAGGCTGCCGCGGTGAGGGTGGTTACCTGATCAACGCCCACGGCGAGCGCTTCATGGAGCGTTACGCGCCGAACGCGAAAGACCTGGCTGGCCGCGACGTGGTCGCCCGTTCCATGGTCAAGGAAATCATCGCCGGCAATGGCGTGGGTCCGAACAAGGATCACGTCCTGCTCAAGCTCGATCACCTGGGCGAGGAAGTGCTGCACAGCCGCCTGCCAGGTATCTGCGAGCTGTCCAAGACCTTCGCCCACGTCGACCCGGTGGTCGCGCCGGTACCGGTGGTCCCGACTTGCCACTACATGATGGGCGGCGTTGCCACCAACATTCATGGCCAGGCCATCACCATGGACGCCGACGGCCAGGATCACATCATCCCGGGTCTGTTCGCCGTGGGTGAAGTGGCATGCGTATCGGTACACGGTGCCAACCGCCTGGGCGGCAACTCGCTGCTCGACCTGGTGGTGTTCGGCCGTGCTGCCGGCCTGCACCTGGAAAAAGCCCTGAGCGATGGCGTCGAGTACCGCGATGCGAGCGACACCGATGTCGACGTGGCGCTGAACCGCCTGAACAAGCTCAACGAGCGTACCAGCGGCGAAGACGTCGCCAGCCTCAAGCGCGAACTGCAAAGCTGCATGCAGAACTACTTCGGTGTATTCCGTACTGGCGAATACATGCAGAAGGGTATCGAGCAGTTGGCCGGTCTGCGTGACCGCATCGCCAACGTCAAGATCAACGACAAGTCCCGGGCCTTCAACACCGCGCGCATCGAAGCGCTGGAGCTGCAGAACCTGCTGGAAGTCGCCGAAGCTACCGCCATCGCGGCCGAAGCC
- a CDS encoding DUF4398 domain-containing protein — MRTQPLILALAVVGLAGCANDPAPNEQMRLSEQALEQARAVGATDQVDTFKLAEDKLARARSNMTSQDFRDARMRAEQAELDARLAEAQVLTEKSAEQLKVVDARVKRLRKQLEVQP, encoded by the coding sequence GTGAGAACCCAACCCCTGATCCTGGCCCTGGCCGTCGTCGGCCTCGCCGGTTGTGCCAACGACCCGGCCCCCAATGAGCAGATGCGCCTGTCCGAACAAGCCCTTGAGCAGGCCAGGGCGGTTGGCGCTACCGACCAGGTCGACACCTTCAAGCTGGCGGAAGACAAGCTGGCGCGGGCCAGATCCAACATGACCAGCCAGGACTTTCGCGACGCCCGCATGCGCGCCGAACAGGCCGAGTTGGATGCGCGCCTGGCCGAAGCCCAGGTGCTGACGGAAAAGAGCGCCGAGCAATTGAAGGTGGTTGACGCGCGCGTCAAGCGCCTGCGCAAACAACTGGAGGTGCAGCCATGA
- a CDS encoding electron transfer flavoprotein subunit alpha/FixB family protein, with translation MTILVVAEHENAALAPATLNTVAAAAKIGGDVHVLVAGQNVAGIAEAAAKIAGVAKVLVADNAAYAHALPENVAPLIQELASGYTHVLAPATTNGKNILPRVAALLDVDQISEIIAVESADTFKRPIYAGNAIATVQSSAAVKVITVRTTGFDAVAAEGGSAAVESVAAAHDAGKSSFVGEELAKSDRPELTAAKIVVSGGRGMGNGDNFKHLYTLADKLGAAVGASRAAVDAGFVPNDMQVGQTGKIVAPQLYIAVGISGAIQHLAGMKDSKVIVAINKDEEAPIFQVADYGLVADLFEAVPELEKLV, from the coding sequence ATGACTATCCTGGTTGTCGCTGAACACGAAAACGCCGCACTGGCGCCTGCCACCCTGAACACGGTCGCTGCTGCGGCCAAGATCGGTGGCGATGTGCACGTGCTGGTCGCAGGTCAGAATGTGGCCGGCATTGCCGAAGCTGCTGCCAAGATCGCTGGCGTGGCCAAGGTCCTGGTGGCCGACAATGCCGCCTACGCCCACGCCTTGCCAGAAAACGTCGCGCCCCTGATCCAGGAACTGGCCAGCGGCTACACCCACGTGCTGGCCCCGGCCACCACCAATGGCAAGAACATCCTGCCGCGCGTCGCTGCACTGCTGGACGTCGACCAGATCTCCGAGATCATCGCGGTCGAGTCCGCCGATACCTTCAAGCGCCCGATCTACGCGGGTAACGCCATCGCCACCGTGCAATCGAGCGCTGCGGTCAAGGTCATCACCGTGCGCACCACCGGCTTCGATGCCGTGGCCGCAGAAGGTGGTTCGGCGGCTGTGGAGTCGGTCGCGGCCGCTCACGACGCAGGCAAGTCGTCGTTCGTGGGCGAGGAGTTGGCCAAATCCGACCGTCCGGAGCTGACTGCAGCCAAGATCGTCGTCTCCGGCGGTCGTGGCATGGGCAATGGTGACAACTTCAAGCACCTGTATACCCTGGCCGACAAGCTCGGTGCCGCGGTCGGCGCCTCGCGCGCTGCAGTGGATGCGGGCTTTGTGCCCAACGACATGCAGGTCGGTCAGACCGGCAAGATCGTCGCACCGCAGTTGTACATCGCCGTCGGTATCTCCGGCGCGATCCAGCACCTGGCGGGGATGAAAGACTCCAAGGTGATCGTCGCCATCAACAAGGACGAGGAAGCACCGATCTTCCAAGTGGCCGACTACGGTCTGGTCGCCGATCTCTTCGAGGCGGTGCCGGAGCTGGAAAAGCTGGTCTGA
- a CDS encoding PLP-dependent aminotransferase family protein has product MTNLLLYQRIAQQLAEDIRRGVYQPGERVPSVRKMSAQLNVSHATVLQAYANLEDQGLIRARPQSGYYVHQTPALTAPTPDIARVERPGLVTRASIIQQVLTEARRDGVFPFGAAVPHVDYLPVRALHQQIAKVTRFHSPRAFSYMFSPGFEPLRRQIAIRMRDAGVLVDPREVIVTHGCVDALQMSLRVLTRPGDLIAAESPTYYGLLQLADLLGLKVIEIPSDPSTGISLEALQLAANQWSIKALVLTPRLSNPLGGTMPEERQKQLLRLASDFDIQIVEDDIYGELMFEQGRTKALKAFDRLDRVIYCSSFSKTLSPGVRVGWMIPGRYQDEIQRLQTFTTHSACSVTQMGVAAYLENGGYDRHLRFIRQEYRKNLSAYQLAVQQHFPEGTQMTRPTGGFILWVSLPGRVNTQELHVRALEQGISIAPGLIFSNTEQFNHCIRLNCGIPWNREAERAVMTLGLLAQQLCRESSMAIF; this is encoded by the coding sequence ATGACCAATCTGCTGTTGTACCAGCGTATCGCCCAGCAACTGGCCGAGGACATCCGCCGCGGTGTCTACCAGCCAGGTGAGCGGGTGCCGTCGGTGCGCAAGATGAGCGCACAGCTCAACGTCAGTCACGCCACGGTGTTGCAGGCCTATGCCAATCTCGAGGACCAAGGGCTGATTCGCGCTCGGCCGCAGTCCGGCTATTATGTCCACCAGACGCCCGCCTTGACTGCGCCGACCCCCGACATCGCGCGGGTCGAGCGTCCAGGGCTGGTCACGCGGGCCAGTATCATCCAGCAGGTGTTGACCGAAGCGCGCCGCGACGGCGTGTTTCCCTTCGGCGCAGCGGTCCCTCACGTGGACTACCTGCCCGTGCGCGCACTGCATCAGCAGATCGCCAAGGTCACTCGCTTCCACAGCCCGCGCGCCTTCAGCTATATGTTCAGCCCAGGGTTCGAGCCGCTGCGTCGGCAGATCGCCATCCGTATGCGCGATGCCGGGGTGCTGGTCGACCCGCGCGAGGTCATCGTCACCCATGGCTGCGTGGACGCGCTGCAGATGTCGCTGCGCGTGTTGACCCGTCCCGGCGACCTGATCGCTGCCGAATCGCCGACCTATTACGGCCTGCTGCAATTGGCTGACCTGCTGGGTCTGAAGGTCATCGAGATCCCCAGTGACCCGTCCACCGGCATCAGTCTGGAGGCCTTGCAACTGGCCGCCAACCAGTGGTCGATCAAGGCGCTGGTGCTCACGCCACGCCTGAGCAACCCGCTGGGCGGCACCATGCCCGAGGAGCGTCAAAAGCAGTTGTTGCGCCTGGCTTCGGACTTCGATATTCAGATCGTCGAAGACGATATCTATGGTGAGCTGATGTTCGAACAGGGCCGGACCAAGGCCCTCAAGGCCTTTGACCGACTGGATCGGGTGATCTACTGCTCGAGCTTTTCCAAGACGCTATCGCCCGGTGTGCGCGTCGGCTGGATGATTCCGGGACGCTATCAGGATGAGATCCAGCGACTGCAGACCTTCACCACCCATTCGGCCTGCAGTGTCACGCAGATGGGCGTGGCGGCCTACCTGGAAAATGGTGGTTACGACCGCCACCTACGCTTCATCCGCCAGGAATACCGCAAGAACCTCAGCGCCTATCAGTTGGCGGTACAGCAGCATTTCCCTGAGGGCACACAGATGACTCGGCCCACAGGTGGATTCATTCTGTGGGTCAGTCTTCCGGGGCGGGTCAATACCCAGGAGCTGCATGTGCGGGCGCTGGAGCAGGGCATCAGCATCGCGCCCGGGCTCATCTTCAGCAACACCGAGCAGTTCAACCACTGCATTCGCTTGAACTGCGGGATTCCCTGGAACAGGGAAGCCGAGCGTGCAGTCATGACGTTGGGGCTGTTGGCCCAGCAGTTGTGTCGAGAATCGTCTATGGCCATTTTCTAG
- a CDS encoding OmpA family protein: MNRTLKPFATLVLLAFVGLQGCASQRSESALVDASTALQKVKDDSDVLRSAPRDVIRAGESLARAERLAGYVGTGSDVRHYAYLSQRYSEIAREHANLALNQERLAKLDLERQRLQLALREAKLDSVQQQGKWVESQIAALASEQGERGLVMTLSDVLFDTGEAQLKSSASRTVLKLVQFLQLNPRRVVRIEGYTDSTGTPEDNLKLSRDRAQSVADMLVDLGIDEKRIEVQGYGDQYPVEVNASERGRAQNRRVEIVFSDDKGRLAPPR; the protein is encoded by the coding sequence ATGAATCGCACCCTCAAGCCTTTTGCCACCTTGGTATTACTGGCGTTTGTCGGCCTCCAGGGCTGCGCGAGCCAGCGCAGTGAGTCCGCGTTGGTCGATGCGTCCACCGCCTTGCAGAAGGTCAAGGATGACTCCGATGTATTGCGCAGTGCGCCGCGCGATGTGATTCGCGCCGGTGAATCGCTGGCGCGGGCCGAGCGTCTGGCAGGTTATGTGGGCACCGGCAGTGACGTACGCCATTATGCTTATCTCAGCCAGCGCTACAGCGAAATCGCCCGCGAGCATGCCAACCTGGCGCTGAATCAGGAGCGTCTGGCCAAACTCGATTTGGAGCGTCAGCGTCTGCAACTGGCGTTGCGCGAGGCGAAACTGGACAGTGTCCAGCAGCAGGGTAAATGGGTCGAATCGCAGATCGCCGCACTGGCCTCCGAGCAGGGCGAGCGCGGTCTGGTCATGACCCTGTCGGACGTGCTGTTCGACACCGGCGAAGCGCAGTTGAAGAGTTCGGCCAGCCGCACCGTGCTCAAGCTGGTGCAGTTCCTCCAGCTCAACCCGCGACGCGTGGTGCGCATCGAGGGTTATACCGACAGCACCGGAACGCCGGAAGACAACCTGAAGCTGTCGCGCGATCGCGCCCAGTCGGTAGCGGACATGCTGGTCGACCTGGGCATCGATGAGAAGCGCATCGAGGTCCAGGGCTACGGCGATCAGTATCCGGTAGAGGTCAACGCGTCGGAGCGGGGCAGGGCGCAGAATCGCCGGGTCGAGATCGTCTTTTCCGACGACAAGGGCAGACTTGCGCCGCCACGCTGA
- a CDS encoding START domain-containing protein — protein sequence MMRSIKRVVLLCGMGVLLAPVAWAENWQVAKDEEGIQVSLSEVAGSKYKAYRGVTVIKAPLAKIKALQEDVASSCAWVHECKSQKLLKHEGDQSWTYTQFNTPWPVTPRDSILHVTTVQEADGSLMRKLEGEPKYLPEEKGFVRVAQVEGFWKLVPKGDSTEVTYQVHTEPGGSVPSWLANKFVVEAPFNTLKALRERAQAR from the coding sequence ATGATGAGATCGATCAAGCGCGTTGTTTTGCTGTGTGGCATGGGCGTTCTCCTGGCGCCGGTAGCCTGGGCGGAGAACTGGCAAGTGGCCAAGGACGAGGAGGGCATTCAGGTGTCCCTCAGCGAAGTGGCTGGCTCGAAGTACAAGGCCTATCGTGGGGTCACCGTCATCAAGGCGCCATTGGCCAAGATCAAGGCGCTGCAGGAGGATGTGGCGAGCTCTTGCGCGTGGGTGCATGAATGCAAGTCACAAAAGCTGCTCAAGCATGAGGGCGACCAGAGCTGGACCTATACGCAGTTCAATACGCCGTGGCCGGTGACGCCGCGTGACTCGATCCTTCATGTGACCACCGTGCAGGAAGCGGACGGCAGCCTGATGCGCAAACTCGAAGGTGAGCCCAAGTACCTGCCGGAAGAGAAGGGGTTCGTGCGAGTGGCCCAAGTGGAAGGCTTCTGGAAGCTGGTGCCCAAGGGGGACAGTACCGAGGTGACCTATCAGGTGCACACGGAGCCGGGCGGCAGCGTGCCGTCATGGCTGGCCAACAAGTTCGTGGTCGAGGCGCCGTTCAATACGCTCAAGGCGTTGCGCGAGCGGGCTCAAGCGCGCTGA
- the gltA gene encoding citrate synthase, with amino-acid sequence MADKKAQLVIEGAAPVELPILTGTVGPDVIDVRGLGASGHFTFDPGFMATASCESKITYIDGDKGVLLHRGYPIEQLAEQSDYLETCYLLLNGELPNAEQKAKFVSNVKNHTMVHEQLKTFFNGFRRDAHPMAVMCGVVGALSAFYHDSLDINNPQHREISAVRLVAKMPTLAAMVYKYSMGQPMMYPRNDLSYAENFLHMMFNTPCEIKPISPVLAKAMDRIFILHADHEQNASTSTVRLAGSSGANPFACIAAGIAALWGPAHGGANEAVLTMLDEIGDVSNIDAFIAKAKDKNDPFKLMGFGHRVYKNRDPRATVMKQTCDEVLRELGIKDDPQLELAMRLEEIALTDPYFIERSLYPNVDFYSGIILKAIGIPTSMFTVIFALARTVGWISHWKEMLSGPYKIGRPRQLYTGEPQRDLTALKDRK; translated from the coding sequence ATGGCTGACAAAAAAGCGCAGTTGGTCATCGAGGGCGCAGCCCCCGTAGAGCTGCCCATTTTAACCGGCACCGTTGGTCCCGATGTCATCGACGTCCGCGGGTTGGGGGCATCCGGTCACTTCACCTTCGATCCGGGCTTCATGGCCACCGCCTCGTGCGAATCCAAGATCACCTACATCGACGGCGACAAGGGCGTACTGCTGCACCGCGGCTACCCCATCGAACAGCTCGCCGAGCAGTCGGACTACCTGGAAACCTGTTACCTGCTGCTCAACGGCGAACTGCCGAACGCCGAGCAGAAGGCCAAGTTCGTCAGCAACGTCAAGAACCACACCATGGTTCACGAACAGCTGAAAACCTTCTTCAACGGCTTCCGCCGCGACGCGCACCCCATGGCCGTCATGTGCGGCGTGGTCGGCGCCCTCTCGGCCTTCTACCACGACTCGCTGGACATCAATAACCCCCAGCACCGCGAGATCTCGGCCGTGCGCCTGGTGGCGAAGATGCCGACCCTGGCCGCGATGGTCTACAAGTACTCCATGGGCCAACCCATGATGTACCCGCGCAACGACCTGTCGTACGCAGAGAACTTCCTGCACATGATGTTCAACACCCCGTGCGAGATCAAACCGATCAGCCCGGTGCTGGCCAAGGCGATGGACCGGATCTTCATCCTCCACGCGGACCACGAGCAGAATGCGTCCACCTCTACAGTACGCCTGGCAGGCTCCTCGGGCGCCAACCCGTTCGCCTGTATCGCCGCCGGCATCGCAGCGCTGTGGGGCCCTGCCCACGGTGGTGCGAACGAAGCCGTATTGACCATGCTCGATGAAATTGGCGATGTCTCGAACATCGATGCCTTCATCGCCAAGGCCAAGGACAAGAACGATCCGTTCAAGCTGATGGGCTTTGGTCACCGCGTCTACAAGAACCGCGACCCGCGCGCCACCGTAATGAAGCAGACCTGCGACGAAGTGCTGCGCGAACTGGGCATCAAAGACGATCCGCAACTCGAACTGGCCATGCGCCTGGAAGAGATTGCCCTGACCGATCCGTACTTCATCGAGCGCTCGCTGTACCCGAACGTCGACTTCTACTCGGGGATCATCCTCAAGGCGATCGGCATTCCAACCAGCATGTTCACCGTGATCTTCGCCCTGGCCCGTACCGTAGGCTGGATCTCGCACTGGAAAGAAATGCTGTCCGGCCCGTACAAGATCGGCCGTCCGCGCCAGCTGTACACCGGCGAACCGCAGCGTGACCTGACCGCACTGAAAGATCGCAAGTAA
- the sdhC gene encoding succinate dehydrogenase, cytochrome b556 subunit, with translation MKKAVKSQRPVNLDLRTIKLPITAYTSILHRISGVILFLGLAIMLYALGKSLGSEEGFAEVKACLTSPLAKLVTWGLLSGLLYHLVAGVRHLIMDVGIGETLEGGKLGSKIVIVISVVLIVLAGVWVW, from the coding sequence GTGAAAAAAGCCGTGAAAAGCCAACGACCTGTAAACCTAGACCTAAGGACCATCAAACTCCCGATCACAGCCTACACGTCCATTCTTCATCGTATTTCCGGCGTCATCCTGTTCCTCGGCCTTGCCATCATGCTGTACGCACTGGGCAAGTCGCTGGGTTCCGAGGAAGGCTTTGCCGAGGTGAAGGCGTGTCTGACCAGTCCGCTGGCCAAGCTGGTGACCTGGGGCCTGCTGTCCGGCCTGCTGTATCACCTCGTCGCAGGTGTTCGTCACCTGATCATGGACGTGGGTATTGGCGAGACGCTGGAAGGCGGCAAGCTGGGCTCGAAAATCGTGATCGTCATCTCTGTGGTGCTGATCGTTCTGGCGGGAGTTTGGGTATGGTAA